A window of Fundulus heteroclitus isolate FHET01 chromosome 15, MU-UCD_Fhet_4.1, whole genome shotgun sequence contains these coding sequences:
- the msra gene encoding mitochondrial peptide methionine sulfoxide reductase isoform X3 translates to MEARRRPTMHQAGAKHDVNGNRTVPPFPEGTEMVMFGMGCFWGAERKFWTQKGVYSTQVGYSGGYTPNATYEEVCTGRTGHTEVVRVVYHPEKISFNGLLKVFWESHDPTQGMRQGNDVGTTYRSAIYAYTQQQLEEALASKDQYQKVLTEEGFGPITTEITQAKPFYYAEDYHQQYLSKNPHGYCGLGGTGVSCPIGLNKKA, encoded by the exons ATGGAAGCCAGAAGAAGGCCAACCATGCACCAAGCAGGAG CCAAACATGATGTGAATGGAAACAGGACTGTTCCACCTTTCCCAGAGGGCACAGAGATGGTGATGTTTG GCATGGGCTGTTTCTGGGGAGCAGAGAGGAAGTTTTGGACACAAAAGGGAGTTTACTCCACCCAAGTTGGCTACTCTGGGGGATACACACCTAACGCCACTTACGAGGAAGTGTGCACAG GCAGAACGGGACACACCGAGGTGGTGCGAGTTGTTTACCATCCAGAGAAGATCAGCTTCAACGGTCTCCTGAAGGTCTTCTGGGAAAGCCATGATCCGACTCAAG GGATGCGTCAAGGGAACGACGTCGGGACGACGTACCGCTCTGCCATCTACGCCTACACGCAGCAGCAGCTCGAGGAAGCGTTGGCCTCCAAAGATCAGTACCAGAAG GTTCTTACAGAGGAAGGCTTTGGTCCAATTACCACCGAAATCACTCAAGCCAAGCCATTTTATTATGCTGAGGACTACCACCAACAGTACCTGAGTAAAAACCCACATGGATACTGTGGCCTGGGAGGGACAGGAGTCTCCTGTCCGATAGGACTCAACAAGAAGGCCTGA
- the msra gene encoding mitochondrial peptide methionine sulfoxide reductase isoform X2, whose product MDEDILQIGTDGEGEEKDEEKQKRLRLQAKHDVNGNRTVPPFPEGTEMVMFGMGCFWGAERKFWTQKGVYSTQVGYSGGYTPNATYEEVCTGRTGHTEVVRVVYHPEKISFNGLLKVFWESHDPTQGMRQGNDVGTTYRSAIYAYTQQQLEEALASKDQYQKVLTEEGFGPITTEITQAKPFYYAEDYHQQYLSKNPHGYCGLGGTGVSCPIGLNKKA is encoded by the exons ATGGATGAGGACATCCTGCAGATTGGCACAGATGGAGAGGGGGAAGAAAAAGATGAAGAGAAGCAAAAAAGACTCAGGCTGCAAG CCAAACATGATGTGAATGGAAACAGGACTGTTCCACCTTTCCCAGAGGGCACAGAGATGGTGATGTTTG GCATGGGCTGTTTCTGGGGAGCAGAGAGGAAGTTTTGGACACAAAAGGGAGTTTACTCCACCCAAGTTGGCTACTCTGGGGGATACACACCTAACGCCACTTACGAGGAAGTGTGCACAG GCAGAACGGGACACACCGAGGTGGTGCGAGTTGTTTACCATCCAGAGAAGATCAGCTTCAACGGTCTCCTGAAGGTCTTCTGGGAAAGCCATGATCCGACTCAAG GGATGCGTCAAGGGAACGACGTCGGGACGACGTACCGCTCTGCCATCTACGCCTACACGCAGCAGCAGCTCGAGGAAGCGTTGGCCTCCAAAGATCAGTACCAGAAG GTTCTTACAGAGGAAGGCTTTGGTCCAATTACCACCGAAATCACTCAAGCCAAGCCATTTTATTATGCTGAGGACTACCACCAACAGTACCTGAGTAAAAACCCACATGGATACTGTGGCCTGGGAGGGACAGGAGTCTCCTGTCCGATAGGACTCAACAAGAAGGCCTGA
- the msra gene encoding mitochondrial peptide methionine sulfoxide reductase isoform X4, producing the protein MVMFGMGCFWGAERKFWTQKGVYSTQVGYSGGYTPNATYEEVCTGRTGHTEVVRVVYHPEKISFNGLLKVFWESHDPTQGMRQGNDVGTTYRSAIYAYTQQQLEEALASKDQYQKVLTEEGFGPITTEITQAKPFYYAEDYHQQYLSKNPHGYCGLGGTGVSCPIGLNKKA; encoded by the exons ATGGTGATGTTTG GCATGGGCTGTTTCTGGGGAGCAGAGAGGAAGTTTTGGACACAAAAGGGAGTTTACTCCACCCAAGTTGGCTACTCTGGGGGATACACACCTAACGCCACTTACGAGGAAGTGTGCACAG GCAGAACGGGACACACCGAGGTGGTGCGAGTTGTTTACCATCCAGAGAAGATCAGCTTCAACGGTCTCCTGAAGGTCTTCTGGGAAAGCCATGATCCGACTCAAG GGATGCGTCAAGGGAACGACGTCGGGACGACGTACCGCTCTGCCATCTACGCCTACACGCAGCAGCAGCTCGAGGAAGCGTTGGCCTCCAAAGATCAGTACCAGAAG GTTCTTACAGAGGAAGGCTTTGGTCCAATTACCACCGAAATCACTCAAGCCAAGCCATTTTATTATGCTGAGGACTACCACCAACAGTACCTGAGTAAAAACCCACATGGATACTGTGGCCTGGGAGGGACAGGAGTCTCCTGTCCGATAGGACTCAACAAGAAGGCCTGA